The genomic region GTTATTCAAAAAGTGAAGAGATGTTGAGAATAACCATTGCCTTATTTATCGCAAAAAGGAATGGAAATTTATCTATATTTGGTTACTAATTCCAATTAGAATTATGCACATTGAAGGCATTCACTTTGTGGTAAACAATCAGGGGAAACGAGTTGCTGTACAAATAGACCTCAACAAGCATCGCGAGCTGTGGGATGAGTTTTATTTTCAGTGGATTTTGATGAAATGGTGGCAAGAGCTGGACCGCTATTGGAAAGCTACCCTGCGCGAAGTAGTTCGTTTGGACCAAGACGAGCCTTCTGTGCAAGATTTGATGAACATTGCTAATCTGCGTTCTTTGCGCCTCACCTATCCCGAAATGGATGATTTAAGCCCCGTAGCAGTACTTGAAGAGCTTGAGGATTTGATTATTGCCCATACTGCCATTACAGACCTGTCGCCGGTAAGCAACCTACCTCACCTTTATCATTTGGACCTAATGCATACCCAGGTCCAGTCTATAGAACCGCTACGCCACTTGCGCGGGCTACACGAATTATACTTGCATCACACGGCGGTAACCGACCTGAGCCCCTTACAGAATATGCACTACCTCCAGATACTGGCAATTGGGGAAACCAAGATTGAGAACATCGAAGCGCTGGCACACACACGCCGTCTTCAGAAGTTGTTTGCAGCACACTGCAAAGTGAAAGATATAAGCCCCTTGCAGTATTGCGAAAAATTAGAAGTGCTTAACTTGAAATATACCCCAGTAAAAGACATCTCGCCTTTAAAAAAGCTGCGCAGCTTAGAACAGGTATATCTGCAAGGCACCCAAGTAGAAGATTTGGAGCCATTGCGCGGCAAGCCATACTTGCAGGAGCTGGGCATCAGCCACACCCCCATCAAAACCTTAGAACCTATCTGGCAGCTGCGCGGTTTACGCACCCTGTATTGCTACCATACCCAAGTGCCACAAGAAGAAATAGAACGCTTCAAACAAGAACACCCTCGCTGCAAAGTGGTAGAAGTAGCCATGGAAGTAGCAGAACTGCGCAGCGAAGAGGAAGATTAGGAAAGTGAAAAATCGTAATTTTGCATATATCAATCCGATACATCTATGAAAACACACATGAGCCTCCTGCTCCTGAGCGCGTGCTTTCTGAGCATGCCACTCTTTACTATGGCACAAAAGAAAACAGACAGTCCCATTGCCGGGCAATGGCAGCTGGTGGCGCTCGAAATCCCTACCTATGAAGAGCTGATTCGCAACGCCTCTCCTGAACAGAAGCAACAATACCGAAACGAAGTACTTACGCTGATTCGGTATTCCTCTTTTGAGTTTCGCCCGGATGGCACCTATTCCATCTATTTTGCCGGCAATCGCGAAGAGGGTACTTGGCGCCTCGACCCCTCACTTAGCAAATTATGGATTCGGCGTAAAGAAGCCGATGGCTCCTATGCCGAAGAGACTTTCATTGCCATCGAAAAGTTGGAAAAGAACGAAATGGTCTTGCTTAATGACTACGAATCGGGCGAAATCATACGCATGAAGCTCAAACACTTGAAAAAATGAGTACACAGAAAATCCTAATTACTGGCTCCAACGGGCTTTTAGGGCAAAAATTGTTAGCTCTTTTAGGACAAGACGAAAACATTCAGATTATTGCCACCTCGCGCGGCACTCCCCGTGCTCCCCTGCCTGCCAATGCCGTGTATATCAGCTTGGATGTAAGCCGAGCAGATGAAGTGGAGAAAGTAGTGAAACTGCACCGCCCCGATGCTATCATTCACACAGCTGCCAAAACCCAAGTAGATGAGTGCGAGCTGAACCCCCAAGACTGCTATCTGCAAAATGTAGAAGCCGTACGCAACGTAGCACAAGCCGCCGCCCAAATGAGGGCTTTTCTTCTTCATTTGTCCACCGACTTCATTTTCGATGGAACGGCAGGTCCTTACAAAGAAGAAGACACGCCCAACCCTATCAGTGTTTATGGAAAAAGCAAGCTGGAAGCCGAAACACTCATTCAGTCTATAAAAGGGCTACAGTGGGCAATTGCCCGCACGGTCTTGGTGTATGGCTATTCGCCCACACTCAGCCGTAGCAATATAGTGCTATGGGCGATAGAAGCACTTGAACAAGGCAAGCCCATCAAGGTAGTAGATGACCAATGGCGAACCCCCACACTCGCAGAAGACTTAGCTGACGGCTGCGCTCGTATCGTAGCACAGCGTGCCGGTGGTATTTGGCATTTATCGGGCAAAGAGCTGATGACACCTTACGAAATGGTCATGCGCATTGCCCGCTACTTTGGTTATCCGACCGACACAGTAGAACGAGCAGATGCATCTTCATTTACGCAGCCGGCTAAACGCCCCCCTAAAACCGGCTTTATAATAGACAAAGCCATGACACAGCTGGGCTATCAGCCACACAGCTTTGAAAAGGGCTTGGCACTTATTCACAAGCAAATGCAGAGGGAAAGCATAAGCAAAGATGTTTAATGAATGACGCTGCTATGCGCCCACTCATCGACTTTTTACACCGTCAATTCTTAATGCATCGTCGTGAGTTGTACGGCATGGCACTGCTCACACTACTTCTGGGCTTATGGCTGGGCAGTTCTCAATTGGCTACCCATTTCTTCAGCAAAACCCTCCCCCCTCTTACTCCACCTCTGCTCGACAGCTTGGCTTCTACCCTACCTTCCGACGGCGGTAATGTATCGGTGCACAACAAAGCGAAGAAGTTCCCTTCTCCTGCGCAAGAATTGTTTGATTTTGACCCCAATACCGCTACTTTGGCTGAGTGGCAACGCTTGGGCGCTCCGCAATGGTTAGCGCAGAGAATTATCAACTACCGAAACAAAGGTGGATATTTTTACAAGAAAGAAGACTTGCAAAAAATATATGGTTTTCCACAAGGGCTATATCAGGCTTTAGCTCCCTACATAAAAATAAACCCTTCCAATAAACCAAATTCCTCTGTTGAATCCCAAACAAATGCCTTCATAAGACCTTCCTATAAGGAAGATAAAAGTCCCCTAATCATAGAACTGAATACTGCCGATACCACTGCCCTCAAACAATTGCGTGGTATAGGTAGTGTGTATGCTCGGCGCATTGTGCATTATCGCGAGCTATTGGGCGGTTTTCATTCGGTAGAGCAGTTGAAGGAAGTGTATGGGCTGCCCGAAGAGACCTATCAAAGTATGCTGCCTTTCATCACCATAGATACAGCCCAGCTGCGTCGGATTCGTATCAATGAAGCCGATGCCGAAACCCTCGCTCGGCATCCTTATCTCGATAAAAGAAAAGCCAAAGCGATGGTAGCCTACCGTTTGCAGCATGGTCCTTTTCACAGCATAGACGATTTGAAGAAAATAAAAGTGCTCAGTGAGGAAGAAGTAAACAAATTGGCACCTTATCTTGCCTTTTAGCAAACAATTTGCCTGTACAAATTCTTTTTCTTTGAAAGAAGCGACAGTACAAGTTATGGGACAATACAGTATTAAGGAGATAGAGCATCTGTCGGGCATCAAGGCACATACCCTACGCATGTGGGAACAACGTTATGGTGTAGTAACTCCCAAACGCAGCGATAGCAACATACGCTACTATGACGATGCCGACCTGCGGCGGCTCATGAATATCGCTTTGCTTACCAAGCACGGCATGCGCATATCGAAGGTTGTTAAAATGAGCGACCGGGAGCTGCGAGAGGCAGTTATGCAACTTGAATCGCAGGGCAGCGGACAGGAAGAAATGATTGATGCCCTCACTTTGGCAATGCTTGAACTGGATGAATACCGCTTCGAAAAAGTGATTTCCACAGCCATTATCAAGCATGGCTTCGATAAGGCGTTTTTGGAAATTGTGCATCCTTTTATGAAACGAGTAGGGCTCTTGTGGCAGACCTCAGCCATTTGCCCCGCACACGAGCATTTTATTTCCTGCCTCATACGGCAAAAACTGATAGTGGCTATCGATGCGCAAGCAGTAAATCCCCATTCCAATAAACCTCGTTTCCTGTTGATGCTTCCAGAAGGCGAATGGCATGAACTCTCTTTGCTCTTCTCTCACTATTTGATTAAGAAGCAAGGCTTTCCAGTGTTGTATTTGGGGCAGTCGGTACCCATGCAAGATGTGGTGGAAGCTTACCGGCAATGGAATCCCAAATATTTGCTCACAGTCTTGACTTCTTACCCGCCTATCAAAGAAATGCAAGCTTTCATTTATGAGCTTTCCGAAAGCTTCCCAGATTCGAGCGTGCTCATCACCGGGCATAATGTCGTAGGGCAAGGTTGGGAGCTTCC from Thermonema lapsum harbors:
- a CDS encoding leucine-rich repeat domain-containing protein; its protein translation is MHIEGIHFVVNNQGKRVAVQIDLNKHRELWDEFYFQWILMKWWQELDRYWKATLREVVRLDQDEPSVQDLMNIANLRSLRLTYPEMDDLSPVAVLEELEDLIIAHTAITDLSPVSNLPHLYHLDLMHTQVQSIEPLRHLRGLHELYLHHTAVTDLSPLQNMHYLQILAIGETKIENIEALAHTRRLQKLFAAHCKVKDISPLQYCEKLEVLNLKYTPVKDISPLKKLRSLEQVYLQGTQVEDLEPLRGKPYLQELGISHTPIKTLEPIWQLRGLRTLYCYHTQVPQEEIERFKQEHPRCKVVEVAMEVAELRSEEED
- the rfbD gene encoding dTDP-4-dehydrorhamnose reductase, with the protein product MSTQKILITGSNGLLGQKLLALLGQDENIQIIATSRGTPRAPLPANAVYISLDVSRADEVEKVVKLHRPDAIIHTAAKTQVDECELNPQDCYLQNVEAVRNVAQAAAQMRAFLLHLSTDFIFDGTAGPYKEEDTPNPISVYGKSKLEAETLIQSIKGLQWAIARTVLVYGYSPTLSRSNIVLWAIEALEQGKPIKVVDDQWRTPTLAEDLADGCARIVAQRAGGIWHLSGKELMTPYEMVMRIARYFGYPTDTVERADASSFTQPAKRPPKTGFIIDKAMTQLGYQPHSFEKGLALIHKQMQRESISKDV
- a CDS encoding ComEA family DNA-binding protein gives rise to the protein MNDAAMRPLIDFLHRQFLMHRRELYGMALLTLLLGLWLGSSQLATHFFSKTLPPLTPPLLDSLASTLPSDGGNVSVHNKAKKFPSPAQELFDFDPNTATLAEWQRLGAPQWLAQRIINYRNKGGYFYKKEDLQKIYGFPQGLYQALAPYIKINPSNKPNSSVESQTNAFIRPSYKEDKSPLIIELNTADTTALKQLRGIGSVYARRIVHYRELLGGFHSVEQLKEVYGLPEETYQSMLPFITIDTAQLRRIRINEADAETLARHPYLDKRKAKAMVAYRLQHGPFHSIDDLKKIKVLSEEEVNKLAPYLAF
- a CDS encoding MerR family transcriptional regulator, which translates into the protein MGQYSIKEIEHLSGIKAHTLRMWEQRYGVVTPKRSDSNIRYYDDADLRRLMNIALLTKHGMRISKVVKMSDRELREAVMQLESQGSGQEEMIDALTLAMLELDEYRFEKVISTAIIKHGFDKAFLEIVHPFMKRVGLLWQTSAICPAHEHFISCLIRQKLIVAIDAQAVNPHSNKPRFLLMLPEGEWHELSLLFSHYLIKKQGFPVLYLGQSVPMQDVVEAYRQWNPKYLLTVLTSYPPIKEMQAFIYELSESFPDSSVLITGHNVVGQGWELPENVQLINKMEDLVFLLQSID